Genomic segment of Arthrobacter antioxidans:
GTCCCCTTCACCGAAGTGGTCAAACTCAGCGACGAGGATGCACGGTGGCTCTATCCGCGGCTGGCTCTGGATCGGGGCCGGCGAAGCCTACATGACTGCCGTGATGTACGGACTTCCCACGCGCAGCGCGCACGGACTGGGGCCTTCGGCCTTGGAATCGCTGGGTCGCCTGGCGTCGATTGCGGCAACCCTTACCGTCCGCTGCGCGGGAGCGCACCCGCCAACATCAGAGGAACTGGCAAAGGAAATCCGAGAAGAACCCCCGAATCGTCCACACCACTATGTGGCGCCCGGTCTGAGCTCCCGCACCTTGAACACCTGAGAAAACATCACAAGGAAAGAACCAATGTCGAGCAACAACTACTATGACGTGACCGCGTGGGCCGTGGGCAGTCCATCCGAGGACATCGGCGCGGTGATCAACAGCATCATCGCTGACATCAAGGCCAGGCAGACCGACACCGATGCGAACGATGGCGGAAAGCCGGGAGCGGTGATCTACCTTCCACCCGGGGACTACCACCTCCGTACGCAGGTGGTCATCGATATCAGCTTCCTCAGGATCGAAGGCTCCGGACACGGCTTCACGTCCTCGAGCATCCGGTTCAACGTTCCCGAAGCCGAATGGCCCCACCTGCATGAGCTGTGGCCGGGCGGAAGCCGCATCATCGTCGACCTCCCCCTCGACGGAGACCGGGAGAGATTCCAGGGCGCCGCTTTCCACGTCGAGCGAACCGGGAGCCCCCGGATCAGCTCCGTCGAATTCGCCAACTTCTGCATCGACGGGCTGCACTTCACCCCCGACGACTCAGGGATGCCGGCGGAGAACACCTACGTCAACGGCAAGACCGGCATCCATGTCGCCAGCGCCAATGACTCGTTCCGCGTCACCGGCATGGGATTCGTCTACCTCGAGAACGCGCTTACCATCCACAACGCGGATGCGCTGTCCGTGCATGACAACTTCATCGCCGAATGCGGAAGCTGCATCGAGCTGCGCGGCTGGGGACAGGCGTCGAAGATCACCGACAACCTCATCGGGGCGGGGCCCAAGGGTCACTCGATCTACGCGGAGAACCATGGCGGGCTCCTGATCACCGCGAACAACGTCTTCCCCCGCGGCGCGAGCAGCGTTCACCTCGAGGGCGTCACGCGGTCGAGCGTCACCAACAACCGTCTGCATTCGTTCTACCCCGGGATGCTGATCCTCGCGGCGAACAGTTCGGAGAACCTCGTGGCCACGAATCACT
This window contains:
- a CDS encoding NosD domain-containing protein produces the protein MSSNNYYDVTAWAVGSPSEDIGAVINSIIADIKARQTDTDANDGGKPGAVIYLPPGDYHLRTQVVIDISFLRIEGSGHGFTSSSIRFNVPEAEWPHLHELWPGGSRIIVDLPLDGDRERFQGAAFHVERTGSPRISSVEFANFCIDGLHFTPDDSGMPAENTYVNGKTGIHVASANDSFRVTGMGFVYLENALTIHNADALSVHDNFIAECGSCIELRGWGQASKITDNLIGAGPKGHSIYAENHGGLLITANNVFPRGASSVHLEGVTRSSVTNNRLHSFYPGMLILAANSSENLVATNHFLRDQEPWIPFQGVDNGLDDRDGLLRISGNNNSVIGNHFSHIIDAQDIRPTGAAPVIVRLVAGAGNFVSNNHAVALDVRSTSSDSCFEAQVDALLTTEAADDRAVTTVMVDAGSARNTILDSGSDAQVVADRTINAVRATPTIGS